From one Microbacter margulisiae genomic stretch:
- the rplQ gene encoding 50S ribosomal protein L17 has product MRHNKKFNHLSRTSSHRKAMLANMACSLIKHKRITTTTAKAKALRVYIEPLLTKAKEDSTHSRRTVFSYLQNKEVVTELFRDVAQKIANRPGGYTRILKTGFRLGDAAEMCIIELVDYNENMLKEKAIKKATRTRRASTKKAATTTPVAPKQEPVTEAQAETPAAE; this is encoded by the coding sequence ATGAGACATAATAAAAAATTCAACCATTTAAGCCGCACTTCATCCCATAGAAAGGCGATGTTGGCAAATATGGCTTGTTCTCTTATCAAACACAAACGTATTACCACTACAACTGCAAAAGCAAAGGCTTTGCGCGTTTATATCGAACCTCTGTTGACTAAAGCGAAAGAAGATAGCACGCATTCCCGCAGAACCGTTTTTAGCTATTTGCAGAATAAAGAGGTGGTTACAGAGTTGTTCCGTGACGTAGCTCAAAAAATTGCCAATCGTCCTGGTGGATATACTCGTATTTTGAAAACAGGATTTCGTCTTGGTGACGCTGCAGAAATGTGTATCATTGAGTTAGTAGATTACAATGAAAATATGTTGAAGGAAAAAGCTATTAAGAAAGCTACCCGTACACGTAGAGCAAGTACTAAAAAGGCTGCTACAACTACACCTGTTGCTCCTAAACAGGAACCAGTTACTGAGGCTCAGGCAGAAACCCCGGCAGCTGAATAA
- a CDS encoding DNA-directed RNA polymerase subunit alpha: MSILAFQKPDKVIMLESEEKRGVFEFRPLEPGFGITIGNALRRILLSSLDGYAITSVKIDGVEHEFSTVPGVMEDVTNIILNLKKVRFKQCVDDVENEKVSISVSGKDVFTAGDIGRYLTGFVVLNPDLLICRIDPDYTLQIELTINKGRGYVPAEENKFVAAEVDVIPIDSIFTPIVNVKYSIENYRVEQKTDYEKLIIEIMSDGSIHPKDALKEAAKILIQHFMLFSDEKIAVETVEEVVDEEFDEEALRMRQLFKTKMVDLDLSVRALNCLKAADVETLGQLCSFNRNDLLKFRNFGKKSLNELDAKLESLHLSFGMDLTKYKLDKD, from the coding sequence ATGTCTATATTAGCATTTCAAAAACCCGATAAGGTGATTATGCTCGAATCAGAAGAGAAGCGGGGTGTATTTGAATTCCGCCCTCTCGAACCTGGTTTTGGCATCACAATCGGTAATGCATTACGTCGAATCTTGCTTTCTTCTCTTGATGGATATGCGATCACTTCTGTCAAGATCGATGGCGTAGAGCATGAGTTTTCGACGGTGCCTGGCGTTATGGAAGACGTTACGAACATTATTCTTAATTTGAAGAAAGTTCGTTTTAAACAATGTGTAGATGACGTAGAGAATGAAAAAGTCAGTATTTCGGTGTCTGGAAAAGATGTCTTTACTGCTGGTGATATAGGTCGTTATTTGACGGGGTTTGTTGTGTTGAACCCTGATTTGCTCATCTGCAGAATTGATCCGGATTATACACTTCAGATTGAATTAACCATTAATAAAGGGAGAGGTTATGTACCCGCTGAAGAGAATAAATTTGTAGCAGCTGAAGTAGATGTTATTCCTATTGACTCAATTTTTACTCCAATTGTAAATGTCAAATATTCAATTGAGAATTATCGTGTTGAACAAAAAACGGACTACGAAAAACTGATCATTGAAATAATGAGCGACGGATCAATTCATCCGAAAGATGCGTTGAAAGAAGCTGCAAAAATTCTGATACAACACTTCATGTTATTCTCTGATGAAAAGATTGCAGTAGAGACAGTTGAAGAAGTTGTTGATGAAGAATTTGACGAGGAAGCATTGCGTATGCGTCAGTTATTTAAGACAAAAATGGTTGATTTAGACCTGTCTGTGAGAGCATTGAACTGTTTGAAAGCAGCAGATGTTGAAACATTGGGACAGTTGTGCTCGTTCAATAGAAATGATTTGCTGAAGTTTAGAAACTTTGGAAAGAAATCATTGAATGAACTGGATGCCAAATTGGAGTCTTTGCATCTTTCGTTTGGCATGGATTTGACAAAATATAAATTAGATAAAGATTAA
- the rpsD gene encoding 30S ribosomal protein S4, with translation MARYIGPKSKIARKFGEPIFGPDKVLSKKNYPPGQHGSGRHKKSSEYGIQLREKQKAKYTYGVLERQFRLLFEKAQATKGITGEVLLQLLESRLDNVVFRLGLSPSRNGARQLVGHRHILVDGEVVNIPSYQVKPGQIISVREKDKSMIIIVDALNGFNHSKYPWMEWDKSAMSGKFLHLPERADIPENIKEQLIVELYSK, from the coding sequence ATGGCAAGATATATTGGTCCAAAATCAAAAATAGCACGTAAATTCGGAGAGCCGATATTTGGCCCTGATAAGGTATTATCAAAGAAGAATTATCCTCCTGGTCAACATGGCAGTGGAAGACACAAAAAATCGTCTGAGTATGGCATTCAGCTGAGAGAAAAGCAAAAAGCAAAATATACCTATGGTGTATTAGAGCGTCAGTTTAGACTTTTGTTTGAAAAAGCTCAGGCTACGAAAGGAATTACTGGTGAAGTATTATTACAATTGCTTGAATCACGTTTAGACAATGTTGTGTTTCGTTTAGGACTTTCTCCTTCTCGAAATGGAGCAAGACAATTGGTCGGTCACCGTCATATTTTGGTTGATGGAGAAGTTGTTAATATTCCCTCTTATCAGGTAAAACCAGGCCAGATCATATCAGTACGCGAAAAGGATAAATCAATGATTATTATTGTTGATGCATTAAACGGTTTTAATCATAGCAAATATCCTTGGATGGAATGGGATAAAAGTGCCATGTCAGGTAAATTCCTCCATCTTCCTGAGCGTGCAGACATTCCTGAAAATATCAAGGAGCAACTGATTGTTGAATTGTATTCTAAATAA
- the rpsK gene encoding 30S ribosomal protein S11 — protein sequence MAKKAVTTKKRVVKVDGVGQLHVHSSFNNIIVTLTNGDGQVISWSSAGKMGFRGSKKNTPYAAQMAAQDCAKVAFDLGLRKVKAYVKGPGNGRESAIRTVHGAGIEVTEIVDVTPLPHNGCRPPKRRRV from the coding sequence ATGGCAAAGAAAGCAGTTACCACTAAAAAAAGAGTGGTCAAAGTTGATGGTGTTGGACAGCTGCATGTTCACTCTTCGTTCAACAATATTATAGTAACCCTAACCAACGGAGACGGACAAGTAATTTCTTGGTCGTCAGCTGGAAAGATGGGGTTCCGCGGATCAAAGAAAAATACCCCCTATGCTGCACAAATGGCTGCTCAGGATTGTGCAAAAGTTGCTTTTGATTTGGGTTTGAGGAAAGTAAAGGCTTATGTAAAAGGTCCGGGTAATGGTCGGGAGTCCGCAATTCGTACTGTACATGGAGCTGGTATTGAAGTGACTGAAATTGTTGATGTTACTCCATTACCACATAATGGATGTCGTCCTCCAAAACGCAGAAGAGTATAA
- the rpsM gene encoding 30S ribosomal protein S13, translated as MAIRIVGVDLPQNKRGEVGLTYIYGIGRSSAKQILNEAGVDLDTKVKDWTDDQAAKIREIIGAKFKVEGDLRSEVQLNIKRLMDIGCYRGIRHRLGLPVRGQSTKNNARTRKGKKKTVANKKKATK; from the coding sequence ATGGCTATAAGAATTGTTGGAGTAGATCTGCCTCAAAATAAAAGAGGTGAAGTTGGATTGACTTATATCTACGGAATAGGTCGCAGTAGTGCAAAGCAAATCTTGAATGAAGCTGGTGTTGATTTAGACACTAAAGTAAAAGATTGGACTGACGACCAAGCAGCTAAGATCCGTGAAATAATCGGTGCTAAGTTTAAAGTTGAAGGTGATTTGCGTTCCGAAGTTCAATTAAACATCAAACGACTGATGGATATTGGCTGTTATAGAGGAATTCGCCACCGTTTAGGATTGCCTGTAAGAGGTCAAAGCACAAAGAATAATGCTCGTACAAGAAAAGGCAAGAAAAAGACTGTTGCTAATAAGAAGAAAGCAACGAAATAA
- the ykgO gene encoding type B 50S ribosomal protein L36, translating to MKVKASIKKRTPECKIVRRKGRLYVINKKNPKYKQRQG from the coding sequence ATGAAAGTAAAAGCATCCATTAAAAAACGTACTCCCGAATGTAAAATTGTACGTCGAAAAGGACGGTTATATGTAATTAACAAGAAAAATCCCAAGTATAAACAACGGCAGGGTTAA
- the infA gene encoding translation initiation factor IF-1 produces MPKQSAIEQDGIITEALSNAMFRVELQNGHVITAHISGKMRMHYIKILPGDKVRVEMSPYDLTKGRISFRYK; encoded by the coding sequence ATGCCAAAACAATCTGCTATTGAGCAAGATGGAATCATAACAGAAGCATTATCAAATGCTATGTTTCGAGTAGAATTGCAAAACGGCCATGTTATAACGGCTCATATTTCGGGGAAGATGCGGATGCATTATATTAAGATTTTGCCCGGAGATAAAGTAAGAGTTGAGATGTCTCCTTATGATTTGACCAAAGGGAGAATATCATTTCGCTATAAATAA